One Oncorhynchus clarkii lewisi isolate Uvic-CL-2024 chromosome 32, UVic_Ocla_1.0, whole genome shotgun sequence DNA window includes the following coding sequences:
- the LOC139392304 gene encoding protein JTB-like isoform X1, whose protein sequence is MGRMESDCRIPMSCLRPRILALHALFWVLVSLRVFGAALLSEEKTTVARPVTTPCWQMEEFVVAVECSQCNTFQSSWAACIQTGYVERINCTKSNKDEYKSCRSTLMEEHLFWKFEGATLGLTILFALIVVARQRSLDRLASEKVRRQIESI, encoded by the exons ATGGGGAGGATGGAGAGCGATTGCAGGATCCCCATGTCGTGTTTGAGGCCCAGAATCCTGGCCTTGCATGCACTCTTCTGGGTTTTGGTGTCTCTCAG AGTGTTTGGTGCAGCTCTGCTGAGTGAGGAGAAGACCACAG TGGCCAGGCCGGTAACCACCCCTTGTTGGCAGATGGAGGAGTTTGTGGTTGCAGTGGAATGCTCCCAGTGCAACACTTTCCAGTCG TCGTGGGCAGCATGTATTCAGACGGGATACGTGGAGAGGATCAACTGCACCAAGTCTAATAAAGATGAGTACAAGAG CTGCCGCTCTACCCTGATGGAGGAACACCTTTTCTGGAAGTTTGAAGGAGCCACGTTGGGCCTCACCATACTATTTGCGCTCATAGTGGTCGCTAGGCAACGTTCGCTGGACCGGCTTGCCTCCGAGAAAGTCCGCAGGCAGATCGAGTCCATCTAG
- the LOC139392304 gene encoding protein JTB-like isoform X2: protein MGRMESDCRIPMSCLRPRILALHALFWVLVSLRVFGAALLSEEKTTVARPVTTPCWQMEEFVVAVECSQCNTFQSKSWAACIQTGYVERINCTKSNKDEYKSCRSTLMEEHLFWKFEGATLGLTILFALIVVARQRSLDRLASEKVRRQIESI from the exons ATGGGGAGGATGGAGAGCGATTGCAGGATCCCCATGTCGTGTTTGAGGCCCAGAATCCTGGCCTTGCATGCACTCTTCTGGGTTTTGGTGTCTCTCAG AGTGTTTGGTGCAGCTCTGCTGAGTGAGGAGAAGACCACAG TGGCCAGGCCGGTAACCACCCCTTGTTGGCAGATGGAGGAGTTTGTGGTTGCAGTGGAATGCTCCCAGTGCAACACTTTCCAGTCG AAGTCGTGGGCAGCATGTATTCAGACGGGATACGTGGAGAGGATCAACTGCACCAAGTCTAATAAAGATGAGTACAAGAG CTGCCGCTCTACCCTGATGGAGGAACACCTTTTCTGGAAGTTTGAAGGAGCCACGTTGGGCCTCACCATACTATTTGCGCTCATAGTGGTCGCTAGGCAACGTTCGCTGGACCGGCTTGCCTCCGAGAAAGTCCGCAGGCAGATCGAGTCCATCTAG
- the LOC139392307 gene encoding cocaine- and amphetamine-regulated transcript protein, whose translation MRTDQQCHCQFSGNQFSGNHAMTNFTVLFLLMCCVLCVHFLSVGVEARLPDVPSLETRDSRKHKQLGVPVHDRVQLQREISSSVLRNKFNRLPGVCQRLRRRRITILCNSNVGKYCSVKDGAQHGHICRCPRASKCKYFFLRSL comes from the exons ATGCGTACAGATCAGCAGTGCCACTGTCAATTTAGTGGAAATCAATTTAGTGGAAATCACGCTATGACGAATTTCACTGTGCTGTTTctgctgatgtgttgtgttcTATGTGTGCACTTTCTGTCTGTCGGAGTAGAGGCAAGATTACCGGACGTTCCGTCGTTGGAAACACGAGACTCACGCAAGCATAAACAG TTGGGTGTCCCTGTCCATGATAGGGTACAGCTTCAGAGGGAAATATCTTCCTCAGTTTTGAGAAACAAGTTCAACCGCCTTCCGGGAGTATGTCAACGTCTACGCAGAAGGAGAATCACAATTCTG TGCAATTCCAACGTGGGCAAGTACTGTTCGGTCAAAGATGGAGCTCAACATGGCCATATTTGCCGCTGTCCAAGAGCATCAAAGTGTAAATACTTCTTTCTGAGGAGTCTGTAG
- the LOC139392306 gene encoding niq CART3-like: MDSIRVRAVFYLGVCLSVFSVDCQEQMSPDNILSSQEEQFPLGYVTRNLADVLEGLLEGGQQDNMIGLSVEKKASLIPRCDVGERCAMKHGPRIGRLCDCLRGTACNTFFLRCY, from the exons atggacagcatcAGGGTCCGCGCAGTCTTCTACCTgggcgtctgtctgtctgtcttcagtgTTGATTGCCAGGAGCAGATGTCACCCGATAACATACTCTCTTCACAAGAGGAACAATTTCCACTGGGATATGTCACCAGAAATTTG GCTGATGTGCTCGAGGGGCTTCTAGAAGGCGGGCAGCAAGACAACATGATAGGTCTATCAGTGGAGAAGAAAGCAAGTCTCATTCCACGG TGTGATGTTGGAGAGCGGTGCGCTATGAAGCACGGGCCGCGCATCGGAAGGCTTTGTGACTGTCTGCGAGGCACCGCATGCAACACATTCTTCTTGCGTTGTTACTGA